A genomic stretch from Acropora palmata chromosome 13, jaAcrPala1.3, whole genome shotgun sequence includes:
- the LOC141864164 gene encoding uncharacterized protein LOC141864164 has protein sequence MNVQITAPKEFEESSAIIGVPKVRNLLPSKKYRENVKKWGESTEVKRRRVIVVPSIKCAARDVTLANEGQEGALLDGSEADGFDAQVKSYRKRLEERKRIRGVLNTCGLKQDWLRNKDDRTKLENRVLKRLLQKQRPEIAIKEPPSPPSPVIVEEDTFITGEDRGVPTIHHPSPAALAIIQDYLDRKRLRLIDLFAQADKDKNWVVSRLEFRNIIRSRRIPLTEVDLEDLILALDRDNSDALDYRELAVGRQSYLEQRVGSQGAEVVRTPGKPLKRPETIPEEQEQGMEPSKEKITTTGTQISKPSQISAVPQRPPTAPRSPSQRRPSSSPQRPYSPRGGKPVSFVGQRPDTEPQSRESRPFSPAGSSDRSMSPTLLEIPAFQLSDKVEQLTKDEIKDRRSKKQQKRKEKEKKQRKKAAPDRTTVAPSTLGGRVGEMVDRYRKMTLKEYNDVVELCQMHGVQVSKALLGRVLLQPEDKPLSQIKLNPRKAGLFAITTRHHITPSKHQSLAAATSPPRPKFKDRGPST, from the exons ATGAACGTTCAGATAACGGCCCCCAAGGAATTTGAGGAGAGTAGCGCTATCATTGGTGTACCAAAAGTTCGCAATCTCCTGCCATCAAAGAAGTATCGAGAGAATGTGAAAAAATGGGGGGAATCAACTGAAGTCAAAAGGAGACGTGTTATAGTTGTCCCTTCCATAAAATGCGCAGCCAGGGATGTTACCTTAGCGAATGAAGGCCAAG aGGGGGCACTCCTAGATGGCTCAGAGGCTGATGGCTTTGATGCTCAAGTTAAAAGCTACAGGAAACGCTTAGAGGAACGTAAAAGAATCAGGGGAGTTTTAAACACCTGTGGACTCAAACAGGATTGGCTGAGAAACAAGGATGACAGAACAAAACTGGAAAACAGGGTGCTTAAGCGATTGTTACAGAAACAGCGACCAGAGATCGCTATTAAGGAg CCACCCAGCCCCCCTTCTCCTGTGATAGTGGAAGAGGACACATTTATCACAGGGGAGGACAGGGGAGTACCAACCATTCACCATCCCTCCCCTGCTGCTTTAGCCATTATCCAGGACTACCTTGATCGCAAGAGGCTACGTTTAATTGATCTGTTTGCGCAAGCAGACAAGGACAAGAACTGGGTGGTTTCACGGCTGGAATTCAGGAATATCATCAGATCTCGACGCATTCCCTTGACTGAGGTTGATTTAGAAGATTTGATATTGGCTCTGGACCGGGATAATAGTGATGCACTGGATTACAGAGAGTTGGCTGTTGGGAGACAGTCATACTTGGAACAGAG GGTGGGCAGTCAGGGAGCAGAAGTTGTCCGCACTCCTGGTAAACCTCTCAAAAGACCTGAAACAATTCCAGAGGAGCAAGAACAAGGCATGGAACCttctaaagaaaaaatcacCACCACAGGAACGCAAATATCTAAGCCTTCACAGATATCAGCAGTGCCACAAAGACCTCCTACAGCGCCACGGAGCCCCTCTCAAAGGAGGCCATCATCGTCTCCACAGAGACCCTATTCACCAAGGGGAGGCAAACCAGTGTCATTTGTGGGACAGCGACCCGATACCGAGCCCCAATCGCGGGAGTCCCGTCCCTTTTCGCCCGCTGGCTCTAGTGACCGCAGTATGTCCCCTACTTTATTAGAGATTCCGGCTTTTCAGTTGTCAGATAAAGTGGAGCAGCTAACAAAAGATGAG ATCAAAGACAGACGCTCCAAGAAACAGCAAaaacggaaagaaaaagagaaaaaacagcGCAAAAAAGCAGCACCAGACAGAACAACAGTCGCTCCGTCCACCCTCGGGGGTAGGGTCGGGGAAATGGTTGACCGATACCGAAAGATGACTTTGAAGGAATACAATGACGTTGTAGAACTTTGCCAAATGCACGGCGTTCAAGTCAGCAAAGCGCTACTGGGACGAG TTCTCCTTCAACCAGAGGACAAACCGCTGTCTCAAATTAAACTGAACCCTAGAAAGGCTGGTCTCTTTGCAATCACAACGAGGCATCACATAACACCTTCAAAACACCAGTCCCTCGCGGCCGCAACAAGCCCACCACGACCGAAGTTCAAAGACCGCGGTCCTAGTACGTGA